A part of Vespula pensylvanica isolate Volc-1 chromosome 20, ASM1446617v1, whole genome shotgun sequence genomic DNA contains:
- the LOC122636089 gene encoding MATH and LRR domain-containing protein PFE0570w-like, giving the protein MNTIKSLTRDDIPIIFDNYKLKWWLFHAGPRRQELLQKLKRDLEKLNLSRSGLRQALLQLTTKSYVVVDRLSKEMVRSIGDKDGTQAFAKRNKFIPFLHANECNRNKDDKNKIDLNNTENIKKTSRCSEKRNDKLNADSTLRIVPMSHCRKPRVADNRIKIHGSKFKHKIKRRKEYSSDKYKVKRCKFKCDYEKPNALTGKKVSMQNNTNGVISGSNDTNTTQVPLQINRQSLRSILDESNELREKEFSDDKSCYFAPKTMEADSAVSNDKKNDNLKVRNGMDVTELKTIRQCELCETVIIDKIKKNCNISNIFNQTYPNANKRKRKKIRAKFHEIFDQCLTVSEEEEEESIINAWIRKRQRKDSNKSWNVSTNIESSVLLDKTETQDTTSDLVVCKDIVCRKTCEIASIELVETILNATNVIEFNNNRTVCDKDVFTVETKLYGDDSIQKENIINFPLLCDNNEQIEIELSNELPTETANVSVIDDISKVPIILTEDYAAARKCVKEQIKIDLSNELPTKTTNVSAMDDIAKVPVIQAEDNATHKCVKESAKLTESINLERDALRDFNRNFNDTNVKVLNNYAIKIRTLSERSNNSNNSNNNSSSSSNSNNNDDNGDKIIRHISRNSCSKKMQLDRDSDGSCIRNTISNTILNSDAPVEKILEKSSDRENCSKTSEANTSFDIPKKIESTMNNFRESCTRNVNDDGMEIQIGVKPYSETTTSIQKNPNKYKENVIDDNILKPCKQDVNEDLSQLLQMNINQNYKIRSIGNTISIQENVEAYTNQNIIVKDICISDVTSNKNQLSADNSTNTNEETIAEESLPKSTIDIFKENNNTSITQNDNEKINDSSFHTTDFKQHTSLDSTYNFVQPKTIQKNKIRVLSSAELGSRWCPTPVNTSVNEPNVLLNETTVPMNDNGMPSKCTNIKQLTKDAAVDKDPSLSYIQFYLMSIYRRIMRIRALEKKYSSNGRRNASAGVKKIINNDMQFNSNFVVLLEELLNLGKELKISDLKKVIRYAASAINKCFLSSKYKPISLQEISNYMTVFDKSISQTFTFAPNNTPTSISSNAFTFTSNNASKSTSSNASTSAFSNAFTSTSNNVSTSVAPVPKISNSANNAAQAVLSNVQNLHVPAATEVQAIYNDLPKKNVYASVASNQNQECNVPNLQTLQNSNASILYAPPPVQSMYKNVQLLQESRMYNYGQRAIQQQQFIPAATFYNAANSNVTQSHNNKYTTRRLNLNQNLQGFIRNNAEYASQMAAQSNIPQRIDNTRDMSKLSYTQQVPQQITLSYNVPQRFPPIQMAQNIQNSQISCSMTLSTQLPTIQFNNSENLQQRTNTIPCELLLQIWDQVTFCLEENFFDCRAHEIYDKGSCILKLFHMGWKEKIYKFIRYKSQHGEFVALQSKLAKYIYKTAVIETQKRICQLYLQRQESQERSDTMKILIQDMTSKNNASSVNLETQYPSKTEARKSKSQRVDNVELKKQSDLHSLKNAVERILRNDTISSILQNNNSLLIDSNKFDNKPVSIDNEMDHNGGIKSVIDDVTLENKTKNQEDVSVAREESVEILSTSTNKGVRLEEFQLYVKEESLSPKRNITDNIDHRQVDSIESAISSEPHIIDVRSISPTSFNTMEEVLALPLNDLQLSTTEDTKENGIEIKIQIPEDVICLNCSKISTVVCEVCLEAHYCSKECAASHWIEKHHKYCMPHHATASEDDDKKV; this is encoded by the exons GTCAAAGGAAATGGTACGCAGCATCGGCGATAAGGATGGGACACAGGCTTTTGCCAAGCGTAACAAATTCATACCATTTTTGCACGCTAATGAATGCAACCGGAACAAGGATGATAAGAACAAGATAGATTTAAATAACacggaaaatataaaaaaaacgtCGAGATGTTCCGAGAAACGAAATGACAAGTTGAACGCTGATAGTACATTGCGGATAGTTCCAATGTCGCATTGTAGAAAACCTCGTGTAGCTGATAATCGCATTAAGATACACGGTAGTaaatttaaacataaaattaaaagaaggaaagaatattCTTCGGATAAATACAAAGTAAAAAGATGTAAATTTAAATGTGATTATGAAAAGCCGAATGCATTAACCGGTAAAAAAGTATCGATGCAAAATAATACAAACGGAGTAATCTCCGGTAGTAATGATACAAATACGACACAAGTGCCTCTTCAAATAAATAGACAAAGCTTAAGGTCTATTTTAGACGAGTCCAATGAATTGCGCGAAAAAGAATTTAGCGATGATAAAAGTTGTTATTTTGCACCTAAAACCATGGAGGCTGACTCCGCTGTTtcaaatgacaaaaaaaacgataatttaAAGGTACGTAACGGCATGGATGTAACcgaattaaaaacaattcgGCAGTGTGAATTATGTGAAACCGTAATTAttgacaaaattaaaaagaattgcaatatttctaatatttttaatcaaacgtATCCAAATGcaaataagagaaaacgaaaaaagattcgaGCCAAATTTCATGAGATCTTCGATCAATGCCTCACGGTAagcgaggaagaggaagaagaatctATAATAAATGCTTGGATACgtaagagacaaagaaaggaCTCTAACAAATCGTGGAATGTTAGTACAAATATCGAATCGTCTGTACTTTTGGATAAGACGGAAACACAAGATACAACATCTGATTTAGTAGTATGCAAAGATATAGTTTGTAGAAAGACTTGTGAGATTGCAAGTATTGAATTAGTGGAAACTATATTAAATGCTACAAATgttatagaatttaataacaatcgaACTGTCTGTGATAAAGATGTATTTACCGTGGAAACCAAACTTTATGGAGACGACAGtatccaaaaagaaaatattataaattttcctttGCTTTGCGATAATAATGAGCAAATTGAAATAGAACTTTCTAATGAATTACCAACTGAAACTGCCAATGTCTCTGTAATAGATGACATCTCTAAAGTACCAATTATTCTGACAGAAGATTATGCTGCTGCGCGCAAGTGCGTGAAAGAGCAAATTAAAATAGACCTTTCTAATGAATTACCTACTAAAACTACTAATGTTTCTGCAATGGATGATATCGCAAAGGTACCAGTAATTCAGGCAGAGGATAATGCAACGCACAAGTGCGTGAAAGAGTCCGCTAAATTAACAGAGTCGATTAATCTAGAAAGAGATGCCTTACgtgattttaatcgaaattttaatgatacaaacgttaaagtattaaataattatgccATTAAAATAAGAACACTGAGCgaaagaagtaataatagtaataatagtaataataatagtagtagtagtagt aatagtaataataatgatgacaaTGGTGATAAAATTATCCGTCATATATCAAGAAATAGTTGTAGCAAAAAGATGCAATTGGATAGAGATTCGGATGGTTCGTGTATTAGAAATACCATTTCGAATACAATTCTTAATTCGGATGCTCctgtagaaaaaattttagaaaagtcTAGTGATAGAGAAAATTGTTCAAAGACCTCAGAGGCTAATACATCCTTTGATATaccaaagaaaatagaaagcacaatgaataattttagaGAATCTTGCACAAGAAATGTTAATGATGACGGTATGGAGATACAAATTGGAGTAAAACCATATTCCGAAACTACTACAAGTATTCAAAAAAATCCTAACAAATATAAGGAAAACGTCAtagatgataatattttaaaaccaTGTAAACAAGATGTAAACGAAGATTTAAGTCAACTTTtacaaatgaatattaatcaaaattacaaaataagaTCCATTGGTAATACTATTAGCATTCAAGAAAATGTTGAAGCGTATACGAATCAGAATATAATAGTAAAGGACATTTGCATTAGCGATGTTACGAGTAACAAAAATCAATTAAGCGCTGATAATTCTACAAACACAAATGAAGAAACAATTGCGGAGGAATCTTTGCCAAAATCaacgattgatatttttaaagaaaataacaatacGTCTATTACACAAAATgacaatgaaaaaattaatgactCTTCGTTTCATACAACTGATTTCAAACAACACACTTCACTTGATTCTACTTATAATTTCGTGCAACCAAAAAcaatacaaaagaataaaataagggTTCTTTCTAGCGCAGAATTAGGCTCTAGATGGTGTCCTACTCCTGTTAACACGTCTGTAAACGAACCTAACGTATTGCTTAATGAAACTACAGTGCCCATGAATGATAATGGTATGCCATCTAAGTGTACCAATATTAAACAATTGACTAAGGATGCAGCAGTAGATAAGGATCCGTCTTTGTCTTATATACAGTTTTATTTAATGTCTATTTATAGACGTATAATGCGTATACGTGcgctagaaaaaaaatactcgtCGAATGGTCGTCGAAATGCGTCCGCCGGagttaaaaagataataaataatgatatgcAGTTTAATTCAAATTTTGTAGTACTTCTCGAAGAATTACTTAATTTAGGTAAGGAATTGAAAAtaagtgatttaaaaaaagttatacGATATGCAGCATCTGCTATTAACAAATGTTTCTTATCATCCAAATATAAGCCAATATCATTGcaagaaatttctaattacATGACAGTATTCGATAAGTCAATCTCTCAAACATTTACATTTGCCCCTAATAACACGCCTACATCTATCTCAAGTAATGCGTTCACGTTTACTTCTAATAATGCATCCAAATCTACTTCTAGTAACGCATCTACATCTGCTTTTAGTAATGCGTTTACATCTACTTCTAATAACGTATCCACATCTGTTGCACCTGTTCCCAAGATATCGAACAGTGCTAATAACGCTGCGCAAGCCGTTTTATCGAACGTTCAGAATTTACATGTCCCAGCAGCGACAGAAGTTCAAGCAATTTACAACGATTTaccaaagaaaaatgtatacgcTTCTGTTGCTTCAAATCAAAATCAAGAATGCAATGTACCAAATTTACAAACATTGCAAAACTCTAATGCATCGATTTTATACGCTCCACCGCCGGTGCAGTCGATGTATAAAAACGTGCAATTATTACAAGAAAGTCGAATGTATAATTACGGTCAACGTGCGATCCAGCAACAACAATTTATACCAGCAGCTACATTTTATAACGCTGCTAATTCGAATGTTACGCAatcacataataataaatacactactcgaagattaaatttaaatcaaaatttacAAGGTTTTATCAGGAACAATGCGGAATACGCATCTCAAATGGCAGCTCAATCAAATATACCTCAAAGAATCGACAACACAAGAGATATGTCCAAATTGTCTTATACCCAACAAGTGCCGCAACAAATCACTCTATCATATAACGTACCACAAAGGTTTCCTCCAATCCAAATGGCGCAGAATATTCAAAACTCGCAAATTTCATGCTCCATGACATTGTCTACGCAACTCCCAACgatacaatttaataattcagaGAATTTACAGCAAAGAACAAATACGATTCCATGCGAATTGTTACTTCAAATATGGGATCAAGTAACTTTCTGCctggaagaaaatttttttgattgtAGAGCGCATGAGATTTACGATAAGGGCTCTTGTATTTTAAAACTATTTCATATGGGGTGgaaggagaaaatatataaatttattcgctACAAATCCCAACACGGTGAGTTTGTAGCGCTTCAAAGTAAGCTagctaaatatatatataaaacggcAGTAATAGAAACTCAAAAGAGAATATGCCAACTATATTTGCAAAGACAGGAATCTCAAGAGCGATCGGATACAATGAAGATTTTAATTCAAGATATGACAAGTAAAAATAATGCATCGTCCGTAAATTTAGAAACACAATATCCATCGAAAACAGAAGCAAGAAAGTCTAAATCACAAAGAGTAGACAATGTAGAACTGAAAAAACAATCCGATTtacattcattaaaaaatgcaGTGGAACGTATACTTAGAAATGACACAATATCAAGtattttgcaaaataataattcattgctTATTGACAGTAACAAATTTGACAATAAACcagtttcgatcgataatgaaaTGGATCATAATGGAGGAATTAAAAGCGTAATAGATGATGTaactttagaaaataaaactaaaaatcaGGAAGATGTATCAGTAGCTCGAGAGGAATCGGTTGAAATATTGTCTACTTCAACGAATAAGGGCGTAAGGCTCGAAGAGTTTCAATTGtacgtgaaagaagaaagtttatCGCCTAAGCGGAATATTACGGATAATATTGATCATCGGCAAGTTGATTCGATCGAAAGTGCAATCTCGTCTGAACCACATATAATAGACGTACGAAGCATATCTCCAACTTCATTTAATACCATGGAAGAAGTTTTGGCTTTACCTTTGAACGATTTGCAATTATCTACTACCGAGGATACTAAAGAGAAtggaattgaaataaaaattcaaattccaGAAGATGTAATCTGTTTAAATTGTTCTAAGATAAGTACAGTTGTCTGTGAAGTTTGTTTAGAAGCTCATTATTGTTCCAAAGAATGCGCAGCATCGCATTGGATAGAAAAACATCATAAATATTGTATGCCCCATCATGCAACAGCATCAGAGGATGATGACAAAAAAGTTTAG